One stretch of Variovorax sp. 54 DNA includes these proteins:
- a CDS encoding HNH endonuclease has protein sequence MHSHVLQLDIQGTPQAWISLEQAVLHYATGNVAWEDGALPLATLRGGFNVARGVQSRIEVAPIIALRGASKINLFDVVPGVTKAKLLRRDRHTCAYCAQVFADRDLQCEHVMPESRGGPWSWTNLVSACAVCNNRKAARTPEEAGMPLVYLPYVPSRFENFLLEGRNIRADVHEWLAKRLPRGSRLQ, from the coding sequence ATGCACTCTCACGTCCTGCAACTCGACATTCAGGGCACGCCGCAAGCCTGGATCTCGCTGGAGCAGGCGGTGTTGCACTACGCCACCGGCAACGTCGCCTGGGAAGACGGCGCGCTGCCGCTGGCCACGCTGCGCGGCGGTTTCAACGTGGCGCGCGGTGTGCAGTCGCGCATCGAAGTCGCGCCCATCATCGCGCTGCGCGGCGCGTCGAAGATCAACCTCTTCGACGTCGTGCCCGGCGTGACCAAGGCCAAGCTGCTGCGCCGCGACCGCCACACCTGCGCCTACTGCGCACAGGTGTTCGCCGACCGCGACCTGCAGTGCGAACACGTCATGCCCGAGTCGCGCGGCGGCCCGTGGAGCTGGACCAACCTCGTCAGCGCCTGCGCCGTCTGCAACAACCGCAAGGCCGCGCGCACGCCCGAAGAAGCGGGCATGCCGCTGGTCTACCTGCCGTACGTGCCGAGCCGCTTCGAGAACTTCCTGCTCGAAGGCCGCAACATCCGCGCGGACGTTCACGAATGGCTGGCCAAGCGCCTGCCGCGTGGCTCGCGGCTGCAGTAG
- a CDS encoding short-chain dehydrogenase, which yields MRKRNTPIRMIAVHPSPLPRRHMVWSLAQRFGVGLGPRAIAYRASALPDGTEAQPDSLDLDQRVRASGEW from the coding sequence ATGCGCAAGCGCAACACACCGATCCGGATGATCGCCGTGCACCCGTCACCGCTGCCGCGCAGGCACATGGTGTGGTCGCTGGCCCAGCGCTTCGGCGTGGGGCTCGGGCCGCGTGCCATCGCGTACCGCGCGTCGGCATTGCCAGACGGCACCGAGGCGCAACCCGACAGCCTCGACCTCGACCAGCGCGTGCGCGCGTCGGGCGAGTGGTAG